The Stigmatella ashevillena genomic sequence GCTTCGGGCAAGGGAGCAGGGTGCTCCCGTGGAGATCTGTCGTGTTCCCGCCGGGATGGACCGGGCCCAAGCTATCGAGTTCCGCGACCGGGTGTTGCACTCCCCGGCTCGTTCCAGGCGCGAGCATGCGCGGTACGTCCTGCTGGCAGGGGGGCTGGAGGCCCTCTCGCTGGAGTTGCAGGAGGTTCTGGTAGGGGATGGTGCCTGCTTCGTGGGACGCCTGGCCTTCGAGCAGGAGGCAGATTACGAGGCCTATGTCAGCAAAGTCCTGGCACGAGAGCAATCACTTCCCAAGCCGCGCAAGGCTCGCGCCTTATACCTGTCCTCGGGGGATGGGACGGCCGCAGTGAGAAATGGACAGCGCAACATTGTCACGCCTGCGGCCCAGCAATGCCGGAGCGAACATCAGCAGGGATATCTGCGCGCGAAGGACATCCTCGAGGAGGAACTTGCGGAGGGCTCGGTTGAGAGACTCCTCGAACTCGCAGCGCAGGATGAACCGACCCTGCTTTTCACGCTGAGCCATGGTGTGGGCGCTCCTACCGGAGGTTGGCGCAGCGTGGATATGCAGCGGCAGCGTCAGGGAAACCTGTGTTTAGGACACGGTGGAGAGCTGGAGCCCAGCGTTGTCCGGCGGCATCCGTTCATTCCTGGCGGAGTCTGGTTTTATTTTGCCTGCTTTGGGGCAGGGACGCCGACTTGCAGCGTGTATGAAAAATGGATGGAGAGACTTGTGCGGTTCAGGGAGATGCCCTCACGGTATCTAAAGAGTGTGCACGACTCACGTCCCAAGGATGGGCGCCCCTTCGTGGCCGCGCTGCCTCAGGCGGCACTGGCGAACGCAGATGGGCCGCTCGCGGTCATCGCGCACTTGGATCTGGCGTGGAGCTATGCCTACCGTGATGTGCTCACGGAACGTTATCATGCCCACCGGTTGGAGGCCGTGCTCTCGAGCTTGATGAACGGGCACCGGGTGGGGCCAGCGGTCCATGTGCTCATCCAGTTCGCGGGTAGGGCTGACGCGCGGCTGCGCTGGCAATACCAGGAGCAGGCGGTAAAGGATTCCGAAACAGGGAAGCCTTTGCCCGAGGAGCTCGTCAAGCAGGCGTATCTGTGGATGGAGCGTCATGACATCGCCAGCTACGTCTTACTAGGCGATCCGGCGGTGCGGCTCGTGGTTCCGGACTGAAGGGACCGGTGGGGCGCATGTAATAATATCCATGCCCATCGTGATCCATGTGCCATGACACTCCCTCTTACCAAGTACTTCGCTGACTTCCTCCAGGAAAACCGTCCCACGCAGGCACAGCGTGACGACATGATTAATGGGCATTCCAGGCTCCAGGATCTCCCTAAATCCGATACTCAGCTCGTCACGGGCTTCGTTGGCATGTTCCTGCAGGGCAGATACAGGCGATACAGGCGATACACGGCGGTTCGTCCCAAGGACGATAGCCGGGCAGATGTCGATCTTGTTGTGGTCACCAAGATGAAGGAGTCCGAATTCACGCGACCAGCGTAGGCGATGAACTGCTTCAAGCCGTTTCTGGAGCGGCACTACAAGGGCAAGTATCGCCAGCAGGGCCGCTCCTTCGGCATCGAGTTGTCCCGCGTCGAGATGGACCTTGCTATCACCGCGGCGCCAGTGGAGGCTGAAGCTGGCACCTACAGTGACCTGATCAAGGACGAGGCGTCGCTGAGCTGCGGAAAGAACTGCTGCTGAAGTCCAGACGCCAGGAGGTGGTGCTCTGGAAGACACAGTGTGTCCATTCATCGATCATGGTTTTTTGGAGATCCTGCTATGCGCATTCTGAAAGCCTTGTTTTTTTGAGAGGCCAAGATTTGCCGAGAGCAATATTATTATAATGTCTGTCCCGTCATGCGTGATTATCCATGATAGGACTTCTTCACTCGATACCCGTACTTCTCGACATTTTAATCATTCTGCGCCCCGACAGCTATATCGTGTGGCTGTCGGGAGCGGAAAGCACTCACGGGTATCACCTGATTTTAGAGGCGTTACCTCTGCAAGTTGAGCAAGCCCTAAGCAAAACCCACCATATGATATGATCAAAAACACCACATCTTCCGCCATTGCTCTACCAAAAGGTATTCACCGTCAGTGGATGCTGCCCAACGCGGCGCTTAGCGCGCAATGGGATTCCATCGTCTTGGATGAAACGCTCAAGAAGCAGTTGCTTTCACAAGCGGTCGTGAATTTCACCGTCCGCGGAAAAATAGACCGTAGTGTCCTGCCCTTGCATGGCGTCATCCTTCTGGTGGGCCCTCCAGGAACCGGAAAGACGTCCTTGGCACGAGGCTTGGCGCACCGCATCGCCGAGTCGTTCCAGGGCGACACGTTCCGCTTGCTTGAGGTGGAACCTCACTCGCTGACGAGCTCGGCGATGGGGAAAACACAACGGGCGGTGTCAGATTTGTTCTCACAATCCATCGCCGAGGCGGCCTCCGTGGGACCGACCATCGTTCTGCTCGATGAAGTGGAGACGCTGGCGGCCAACCGCTCGAAGCTCAGCCTCGAAGCAAACCCCGTCGATGTTCACCGCGCGACTGATGCTGTACTCGTTCAACTCGACGCCCTGGCCGACCAATACCCAAAGCTCCTGTTCGTCGCGACCAGTAACTTCCCTGAGGCTGTAGATAGCGCATTTACCTCGCGCTGCGATTTAGTCCTCAATGTTTCACTTCCGGATCAGGGCGCCTGCAAGCGTATTTTGAAGGAGTGTATTGAAGGCTTGAGCAGGAATTTTCCAGAACTCGCTAAGTTGCCATTATCTCCGCAGTTCAGCCAATGTGCTGACGAATGCGTGGGGCTGGACGGCCGAACGATCCGTAAAGTCGTGGCCAACGCGCTTGCCGCGAGTCCTCAGACGGCCATGGACCCCAATAAGGTCACAATCAAGGACTTAATTGACGCCGCCAATAGCGCCAGAAGCCATCGGTCTGTCTCCGGGAAAAGTAGATGACAACTATTGCCCGTCGTACCATTCGAAGCTCACCGCATCGCACCTCCACCGAAACGTGGAACACGATCGTCGACCTGTTGGCCCAGGAGAATCAGGACGATGCACGTCGCAAGTTATTGGCGATTACCGGCATCGCCTCGAGTGTCATCATGGATCAAGCTCCTGGACGAGCACCCATCATAGTTACCTGCGATGGCCCTCGAACTCGCATCTACTGTCTATATGGAGAGGATGCCATTGAAGGGGCTGAGGCAAATGAGGAGCGCTTGGGCTTTGAACCGCTCAATGGGGAGTGGATGGTGTCGCTGCCTTGCCAAGCAGCGGACCTTTCCTGGGTGCAGGAGGAACTCAAGAAGTATGGGAGCAGGATAACAGCGCGTGATCTAGCAACTGGTCTCGAACTTGAGAAGTCCTCGGCTTCTGCGAGTGCTCAATCCATGGTCCTCAATGTGAAGGGATTTCTCGGATCATGACCAGCGTCGCGGTTTATTCTTATACCCACTCCGTCACCTATGTGGCGGACAACATTCTCAAGAGCCTGAAGGAAATCATTCGGCAAAGCGGGCTCAGCATGACCCACCTCGTCGACAAATGGAACAACACATTGAATGCCATTCGAATCTGGATCGAATCCGGGCATCTGGAGTTGGTCGTGCTCGAGATATTCCATCCTCAAACGAGTGCTCTCCTTATACGATGGGACATCAGGATCGTTTATGAGTGGGCTGCCGACGCGGGCTCATTCTGGACGGACACCGAGCACCTCAGCTATCACATCAAAAAGGCTGGAGTTCTACCCAGCGAAGCTCATTACAGGATTTTGCTTCAGACCAAGCCGGGCTGCCCCGATATAGATGGTTGGGTAAACACCAGCTACCGCTCGACAGCAGGAATGGTCAGGCAAAGCTTGGGCTCGACCGTGGAGCACAGTGGGCTGAGTGCCCAGGCTGGATACTGGAGACAAGGCTGATGCTATCTATTGATGAGGCCTTCCGGAAGTTCAAGTCTCGGCTCGAACTGAACGACAGAGAACAGCAAAACGCCGCCAGTCGGCACACTGAGGTGCGAGAGTACCTGGGAACGAAGTTCGACATCAGCCGCAGTTTTCTCACGGGCTCGTATGCGCGCCATACCAAGACCAAGCCGCTCAAGGATATTGATATCTTCCTGGTCCTGGCCGAGAAGGAGAAACACTACCGGACGGAGTCACCGTCGATTGTCCTGGAGGATTTTCGGAAGGTACTCGCAGACAAGTACGGCAAGAAATCAGTGCGCAAGCAGGCGCGCTCCATCAACGTGGACTTCGGTGTGGTCATCGACGCTGAGGACAACACGGACTACCGCGTCGTCAGTATCGACGCCGTGCCGGCTTTCGATACCAGTCGCGAGTACGAGATTCCAGACGCAGAATCGGACGATTGGATTAAAACGGATCCTGAGATCCACAAAGAGAAGGCGACTGCGGCTCACCAGGCGTACTCCAATGAGTGGAAGGGACTCGTCCGCATGGTGAAGTACTGGAACAATAATCCGTTACACGGAGAAAAGCCTATCAAGCCTTCCTTCTTGATCGAAGTCATGGCCTTGGAGTGTCTGCACGGCGGATGGGGGGGACGCTTCGATTACGAATTGCAGGGCTTTTTCTCGACGCTCGCCGACCGCGTTTGCGATGAGTGGGCTGATCCCGCATCCCTGGGGCCTCCCATCAGTAAGGCAATGGACCTGGATCAAAAGCAGCGAGCAGTAAGACTGCTGAGCACAGCCAGTCGTCAGGCGTCCCTGGCGATCGACCATGTCCGACAAGGACGAAATGGTGAAGCACTGCGAGCTTGGCGTGAATTGTTCGGCCCCAAGTTTCCCCTGTCTTGAAGGAGTGGCCTCTTGTAAACAGCGGCATTGATGCGAGATCGCCCTGCCACTCGGAAGGTGTAATCTCATCGTACTACAGTTGCAGATCCCCTCGGAGAGGGTGCCTCGTTTCGTGGAGGGAACTACAACTGTAGTTTAGTGAGACATACCTTTTGCAGCTTGAGGGTATTGCTTTGGCTCCATCCTATTGCTGCCCGGAGCCGTTGTTACTCATCATCGGCGGCGACCCTGGCGGTGAATGGTCAGTGAGTACCCATGTGGTTTCCCGTGAGAAGCAGCCGATTTTGCTCACACATGCCTGACGTAGTCGGCTTTGGAGGTTCGCATTTTCCTTAGAAAGTGTTGCCGCTGGTCGCCAAGAGCTTACGAGGAGGCAGTGGAGGAACGTGGCGTGCCGGGCAACGGGTCCCAGGCCGCCATCGCGTAATCGACCGCCGCCATCATCGTCTCGCGAGAGGCGCCGTCGGTGGCTTGCGTCGAGAGGCCCTGGAGGACCGTGGTGTAGAAGGCCGTGAGCGCTTCGACGTTGGTTCTTGCATCGAGGTCGCCCTCGGCGATGCCGCGTTGGAGGCGCGTCCGGATCTTCTCCGCGGCCTCGTGTCGGCACGCCTTCAGGTAGTCCTGGATGCTGCGGCTGCTGGGCGAGCTGAGCATCGTGCCGAGATCCACCATGCAGCCCCGCGGCTGGCCGGGCGTCGAGTAGCGGATGGCGGCGTTGCGCAGCAGGGTCTCGACGGATTCGCGGGCCGTCGGCTGCTCGTCCCCCCAGAAGCGACGGCTGTCGGTGCGGTAGAGCTCGACCGCCTCGCGGAACAGCGCCTCTTTCGAGCCGAACGCCGCGTAGAGGCTGGGAGAACACAGCCCTCCCATCGCCTCCTTCAGATGCGAGATGGTGGCCCCCTCGTATCCGAACTCCCAGAACACGTTCATCGCCGAGCGCAATGCCTCGGAACGATCGAAGCTCGGGGCCGGACCTCTCTTACCCATCGCCTTTGCTCCTGTTGCACACAGTGTAGGTGTTTTGGTGCGCCGGAGCAAGGACGCCAGGGCGAAGGTGCGTCGTTGGCCTACAGCGCCATTTGGAGGGCCGGGGCGGCGCGCAGCGTGAAGAAGGCCACCTCGGGTTGGGTGCCGCGCCGCAGGTACGGCCCGCCGAAGCCGAAGCCCAGTCCCTGGTTCACGTAGAGCTGGTTGCCTCGCACGGTGTAGTGCCCGCGGATGTAGGGCTGGCCCGCGCGCCGGAAGACGGCCTCCGTCAGCCCTCGCACCACGAACTGGCCGCCGTGCGTGTGTCCGGAGAACTGCACCAGCCCCTGGTGCGGTGGCAGCTTCTCGATGGTGGGCGGCGTGTGGGCCAGCACCAGCCGCGTGCCGCGCGTGGGCGCGCCCTGGAAGGTCGCCTTCACGTCGTCCCGGCCCGTGCGCCCATCGTCCACGCCGAGCACCGTGGCGGGGGCACCTCGCACGGTCACCACCCGGTGTTCGTTCTGGAGCACCGTGTAGCCCAGCCGCTCGAAGCCCTCGCGCAGGTAGGGCGCGTTCACCCAGTGGTCATGGTTGCCCAGCACCACGAAGACCGGGCCCGTCAGCCCCGCCAGCAGCTCGCGCACGCGCGGCAGCGGCTTCGGGCTGTGGGTGACGTAGTCGCCCGTGAGGAACACCAGGTCCGGCGCCGAGGCGTTCACCGCCTCCACCGCGCGGCGGATGCGCACCGCGGACGTGGCCTGTCCCACGTGGACATCCGACAGTTGCGCCACGCGCAGCCCGTCGTGCTCCGGGCTCAGCCCCGGCACGTACAGTTGATGCTCACTGAGCGCGAAGTAGTCGCGCCAGCGCAGCCGCAGCGTCTCTTCCTTCTCCCGGACCACCAGCTCGTTCCGCGCCGGGCGCAGCCTGTTGGGGGCCGTGGCGTTGGAGGCCGCGTCCATGGAAGCGCGGTGATCGAGGCGGCGGGAGAGTCTCAGGCGCATGCGTTTCCTTCCAAAAACGTCATCCGGCGGGGAGCGGACGATTCTAGGGAAGGAGGCCCACGCGAATGAAGGTGGGGGCAGCCACTTGCCTGCCCTCCTTGTCCGCGAAGCCTCCGGCCCCATCAGAAGGCGATCAAGGGGCGAACATATTCCCGTCCCCGAGGGCATGTGCTTCATCCGGTTGCTTGCATGTCCTCCAAGGTAGGTGTGGCCCCATGACACGAGCCGGTGGAAGGCCTCGCGGCACCCCCACCGGCTCCAGGTCGAGAGGCGATGTGTGCGTCAGTGGCCGCGAATCACCGTGAGCCCGTCGTTCGTGAGGACGTACAGGGAGGCGGGGGTCACCGACGGATCATAGAAGAGCTCGCGCACCTGGGAGCCCGCCACGCCGGCCACCTTCGTGAGCTGCTTCTGTCCATCCAGCCGCCACAGGCCGTCCGTCTTCGTGCCGATGAAGAGCGAGCCGTCATCCGTGGCCGCCAGCGAGGTGAGCGAGTCGGTGGGCAGCCCCGTCACCTTGACGGAGCTCTCCTCCGAGCGGCGCAGGATGGTCATCTTCCACAGCCCGAAGTCGCGGCTGGCCAGGTAGTAGTTGCCATCCGTCGTCTGCTGGAAGCCGCGCCAGTAGTCCTTCTCCGCCAGGCTGTTCACCGCGCGCACGTAGCTGTTGAGCTTCTCCGGGGTGATGGACTGCTCGGTCCGGTCCCAGTCCACCAGGTTCGCGGTGGGCGTCACCACCCCCACGTTCCAGTCATTGCCGATGAGCACGTCCCCGCTCTGGCCGATGCCCAGCGCGTATGTGTAGCCCGCCCGCTGCGTCTGGCCGACGACGTTGCCGTTCTCGTCCAGCTTGTCCTCGAACCACACCGGGTGCCGGTGGCTGTTGTACTGCAAGCCCTTGATGCGGGTGACGCCGTGGTTGGTGCCGATGTAGATGTCGCCCCGCTGCGAGCCCCGGGTCACCTTGGTGCAGGTGAGCACCGAGCGGTCCTCGTCGAAGTGGTGGTCGTTGGTGTTGCGGATGCCGATGTTCTGCGGCCCGTTGGGCGTCGCGGACTTCTGGAGGTGCTCTTCCAGCACGATGGAGCCGTCGGCGGTGACGCGCACCACGTCCATGTCGCCCTTCTGGTACTCGCCGTAGCGCACCGGATCATACCGGGAGGGATCCGGGTCGTCGTACCGGGGATGCGAGCGCCCATCCGGGCTGTAGATGAAGGCGCCCCCGGGGACGTCCTCGGCGGTGTAGCCCACGTAGGCTCGGCCCGCGCTGCCGCCGCAGATGACGGTGGAGCCCGTCGCCAGCCGGTCCGAGCCGAAGCCCTGGCTCGCCTGGCCGATGTGGCTCACCCACCGGGGCTGGGTGTCCCCCGGACGCAGCACGCCGATGCTCGTGCCGTTGAGCAGCCAGATGTTCTGGGCATCGTCCACGCTCACCGACAGCACGCGCCCCAGGTTGAAGCGCTGGGTGTAGTTGACCTGAGGGTCGGTGGGCCAGGGGCCGGGGCCTCCCTGCGGCGGGGGCTCGGGCTCGGGAGTGCCCGAGTCGGGAGTGCCCGAGTCGGGAGTGCCCGAGTCGGGTGTTCCTGCGTCGGGAGTGCCCGAGTCAGGTGTCCCTGAGTCCGGTGTCCCCGGCGTACCGGAGTCCGGCGTCTCCGGTCGTCCCGGATTCGTGGGTTCCTCATTCACGTTGTTCTGGGAGGGGGGCTCTGAGTCCGAGCCGCCACACGCCCACGTCGAGACCACCACCACCACCGCACACGCCCCCAGCAATCTCCGAATCACCGTTGTCGCCTCCTCGATCGGGCAGGAGCTAGAGCAAGCGGCATACCGGCCTGGGACGCGGGGATCTGTGGCCGGGCCCCCCCTAGGGTGGGAAGGATTTTTCCCAGAAACGGCCGGGCCCGCGTCCCAAGGAGGGAAGCGGGCCCGGATGCGCATGGCAGCCTGCGGGGTCGCGCCCGCGCCGGCGTTAC encodes the following:
- a CDS encoding AAA family ATPase translates to MIKNTTSSAIALPKGIHRQWMLPNAALSAQWDSIVLDETLKKQLLSQAVVNFTVRGKIDRSVLPLHGVILLVGPPGTGKTSLARGLAHRIAESFQGDTFRLLEVEPHSLTSSAMGKTQRAVSDLFSQSIAEAASVGPTIVLLDEVETLAANRSKLSLEANPVDVHRATDAVLVQLDALADQYPKLLFVATSNFPEAVDSAFTSRCDLVLNVSLPDQGACKRILKECIEGLSRNFPELAKLPLSPQFSQCADECVGLDGRTIRKVVANALAASPQTAMDPNKVTIKDLIDAANSARSHRSVSGKSR
- a CDS encoding HORMA domain containing protein; protein product: MTSVAVYSYTHSVTYVADNILKSLKEIIRQSGLSMTHLVDKWNNTLNAIRIWIESGHLELVVLEIFHPQTSALLIRWDIRIVYEWAADAGSFWTDTEHLSYHIKKAGVLPSEAHYRILLQTKPGCPDIDGWVNTSYRSTAGMVRQSLGSTVEHSGLSAQAGYWRQG
- a CDS encoding CBASS oligonucleotide cyclase, translating into MLSIDEAFRKFKSRLELNDREQQNAASRHTEVREYLGTKFDISRSFLTGSYARHTKTKPLKDIDIFLVLAEKEKHYRTESPSIVLEDFRKVLADKYGKKSVRKQARSINVDFGVVIDAEDNTDYRVVSIDAVPAFDTSREYEIPDAESDDWIKTDPEIHKEKATAAHQAYSNEWKGLVRMVKYWNNNPLHGEKPIKPSFLIEVMALECLHGGWGGRFDYELQGFFSTLADRVCDEWADPASLGPPISKAMDLDQKQRAVRLLSTASRQASLAIDHVRQGRNGEALRAWRELFGPKFPLS
- a CDS encoding TetR/AcrR family transcriptional regulator, which produces MGKRGPAPSFDRSEALRSAMNVFWEFGYEGATISHLKEAMGGLCSPSLYAAFGSKEALFREAVELYRTDSRRFWGDEQPTARESVETLLRNAAIRYSTPGQPRGCMVDLGTMLSSPSSRSIQDYLKACRHEAAEKIRTRLQRGIAEGDLDARTNVEALTAFYTTVLQGLSTQATDGASRETMMAAVDYAMAAWDPLPGTPRSSTASS
- a CDS encoding metallophosphoesterase, whose amino-acid sequence is MDAASNATAPNRLRPARNELVVREKEETLRLRWRDYFALSEHQLYVPGLSPEHDGLRVAQLSDVHVGQATSAVRIRRAVEAVNASAPDLVFLTGDYVTHSPKPLPRVRELLAGLTGPVFVVLGNHDHWVNAPYLREGFERLGYTVLQNEHRVVTVRGAPATVLGVDDGRTGRDDVKATFQGAPTRGTRLVLAHTPPTIEKLPPHQGLVQFSGHTHGGQFVVRGLTEAVFRRAGQPYIRGHYTVRGNQLYVNQGLGFGFGGPYLRRGTQPEVAFFTLRAAPALQMAL